The genomic region CCGATCAGGATGCCGCCCTCTACGAGCTGATCGGCGCACCGGTCGGCGTCGTGTCGGTCGGTGCGGGCAACCCCCACGGTCACCCGCGGGCCGCTGCGCTCGACCTGCTCGAGGAGCTCGGGGTGCGCGTGCTCCGCACCGACCGGCTCGGCGCCCTCGCCCTGTGGGAGGAGGGCGGACGCGTTCGCGTCTGGAGCGAGCGCGGCGAGGTCGGTGCCCCTGGCTAGGCTGGTCATATGGCACCCTCCCCGCGTCGACGCACGCCGGCCGCGTCCCGCTCCGCGATCCCGCAGCTGTCGTGGCGGTCGCCGCAGCCGGCTCCCGTCGTGCTGGTGTCCGGACCAGAAGAGGTGTGCGCTGAGCGCGCCATGACCGGCATCCGCGACTACCTGCGCGCCGAGGACGCGAGTCTCGAGGTGTCGGATCTGCGAGCCGACGACTACGAGCCGGGGTCGCTGCTCGCACTGACGTCGCCGAGCCTGTTCGGCGAGCCACGGCTCGTGCGGATCACGGGCGTCGAGAAGTGCTCGGACGCGTTCCTGACCGAGGCGATCGCCTACCTCGATACGCCGCAGGAGGGCGCGACGGTCGTGCTCCGCCACACGGGTGCGAGCGTGCGCGGCAAGAAGCTCCTCGAGGCGGTGCGCGCCGGCACCGGCGGCGGCGTCGAGGTGCCGTGCCCGGCGCTCAAGCGCGACAGCGATCGGTACGACTTCGCCGCCGAGGAGTTCACCTCGGTCGGACGACGCATCGCCCCGGCCGCCCTGCGGGCGCTGGTCTCGGCGTTCTCGGACGACCTCACCGAGCTCGCCGCAGCCTGCCAGCAGCTGATCGCAGACGTCCCGGGCGACATCGGCGAGCAGATCGTCCAGCGCTACTACGGCGGCCGCGTCGAGATCTCGGCGTTCACCGTCGCCGACACCGCCATCGCCGGTCGCTACGGCGACGCGCTGGTGGCCCTGCGCCACGCCCTCGCGTCGGGCGCGGATCCCGTTCCGATGGTGGCGGCGATCGCGTCCAAGCTGCGCACCATGGCGCGCGTCGCCGGCAGCCGCGAGCCGTCGCGCGCCCTCGCGGCCCGCCTCGGGCTCAAGGACTGGCAGGTCGACCGCGCGCGGCGCGATCTCGCCGGCTGGTCGGATGCGACGCTCGGGATGGCGATCCAGGCGGCGGCACGGGCCGATGCCGAGGTGAAGGGCGGCTCCCGCGATGCGGTCTTCTCGCTCGAGCGCCTCGTCACCGTCGTCGCGACCAGATCCGCCTACGCAGCGGGCTGACGGGCCGCTTCGGCGCACAGAGACGACGAAGGCCCGCCCCCTGCGGGACGGGCCTTCGTCAGAGAAGTGGGGCTCAGAGGCCCGAGACCTGCTTCGCGATCGCCGACTTGCGGTTCGCGGCCTGGTTCTTGTGGATGACGCCCTTGCTCACGGCCTTGTCGAGCTTCTTGGCGGCCGAGGTGAGGGCCTTCTCGGCGGCGGCCTTGTCGCCGGCTGCCACGGCCGCGCGGGTGCGACGCACCGCGGTCTTCAGCTCGCTCTTGACGGCCTTGTTGCGCTCGTGGGCCTTCTCGTTGGTCTTGTTGCGCTTGATCTGCGACTTGATGTTCGCCACGTGTCGACGTTCTTTCGTTCTGAGGTGATCGATGGAAGGTGCCGGGTGGCAGGAGAGGGATGCCGCACGGCGGTCGTGAGGGAGAACCCACACGCAAGCCAAACAAGGATTCTATCAGGTCTGTCGAACCGTTGCGATCGCGAGGTCGAGGAGCGCGTTGAACACGCGTGGTCGCATCGCCGTGACGAGGTGCGTCGTGCGCGGGACGACGATGAGCTCGGCCTGCGGCGCCTCGCGGGCGAAGAGCCGCTCGTTCACGCGCAGCTGATCGTATTGGCCGTTGATGAACCACAGCGGAACATCGATCCGGCGCAGCGCCGTCAGGAGGTCGAGCACCGACAGG from Microbacter sp. GSS18 harbors:
- the rpsT gene encoding 30S ribosomal protein S20, whose amino-acid sequence is MANIKSQIKRNKTNEKAHERNKAVKSELKTAVRRTRAAVAAGDKAAAEKALTSAAKKLDKAVSKGVIHKNQAANRKSAIAKQVSGL